The following proteins are co-located in the Chloroflexota bacterium genome:
- a CDS encoding proline--tRNA ligase — MRLSKLFTKTLREVPAEAETASHQLMLRTGMIHQVAAGVYSYLPLGWRVLRKIEQIIREELDKIGGQEVMMPVLQPFELWEKTQRHHAFGKSLFVLTDRRERKLCLGPTHEEVITELVRHQVRSYRDLPLLLYQIQTKFRDEPRPRGGLLRVREFSMMDLYSFDADAEGLDLSYQKMRQAYTSIYQRCGLPAMEVEADSGAIGGKDSHEYTVITHTGEDEIIHCQSCGYAANVEKAQSVKSEGERTALLPLEEVATPGMKTIEEVAGFLHIPQSHTLKAVFYSADDDLVFVVIRGDLEVNEVKLRNALECSELQLASEEQVRRAGLVAGSASPLGLSGVKTLADDSITLGTNFVAGANKPDYHIRNVNYPRDFQVDLMLDIATARPGDGCPRCGHSLASARGIEVGHIFKLGTLFSEKLGASFLDREGRQLPIIMGCYGIGLGRMMVAAIEQNYDDQGIIWPLPLAPYQVYLCALGVDKSEVAASAEKLYADLEADGLEVLYDDRAESPGVKFNDADLLGIPLRVVVSPRTLKSGNVEMKWRSQKESQLLPLEGVVGRIRGLFAV, encoded by the coding sequence ATGCGTCTATCTAAATTGTTCACCAAGACCCTGCGAGAGGTTCCGGCAGAAGCTGAAACCGCCAGCCACCAGCTTATGCTCCGGACAGGGATGATCCACCAGGTGGCGGCGGGCGTCTATTCGTACCTCCCCTTGGGTTGGAGAGTCCTGCGTAAGATAGAGCAGATAATTCGGGAGGAGCTGGACAAGATAGGCGGGCAGGAGGTGATGATGCCTGTCCTTCAGCCGTTTGAACTATGGGAGAAGACGCAGCGGCATCATGCCTTCGGCAAGAGCCTGTTCGTCCTGACCGACCGCCGCGAGCGCAAACTGTGTCTTGGCCCCACCCATGAAGAGGTTATCACCGAGCTGGTTCGCCACCAGGTGAGAAGCTACCGAGACCTACCGCTTCTACTGTATCAGATTCAAACCAAGTTCCGTGATGAGCCTCGCCCCAGAGGCGGACTCCTTCGCGTGCGGGAGTTCTCTATGATGGACCTCTACAGCTTCGATGCTGATGCAGAGGGACTGGATCTGAGCTACCAGAAAATGAGGCAGGCTTATACCAGTATCTATCAACGCTGCGGCCTACCGGCGATGGAGGTCGAGGCTGACAGTGGTGCTATCGGGGGCAAGGATTCTCATGAGTACACGGTCATTACCCATACTGGGGAAGACGAGATTATTCACTGCCAGAGCTGTGGCTATGCTGCCAATGTGGAGAAGGCGCAAAGCGTCAAGTCGGAGGGTGAGCGTACTGCCCTCCTGCCGCTGGAGGAAGTGGCTACACCGGGCATGAAGACCATTGAGGAGGTGGCTGGCTTCTTGCACATCCCCCAAAGCCACACCCTCAAGGCGGTGTTCTATTCCGCCGATGACGATCTGGTGTTTGTGGTCATCAGGGGGGACCTCGAGGTGAACGAGGTGAAGCTGCGGAATGCCCTGGAGTGCTCCGAGTTGCAGTTGGCCTCGGAGGAGCAGGTGCGGCGGGCGGGACTGGTGGCTGGATCGGCCTCTCCGCTGGGGCTTTCAGGCGTGAAGACGCTGGCCGATGATTCCATAACGCTGGGAACAAACTTCGTGGCCGGAGCTAACAAGCCAGACTATCACATCAGGAACGTCAACTACCCGAGGGACTTTCAGGTTGACCTGATGCTGGATATTGCCACGGCGCGGCCTGGTGATGGGTGTCCCAGATGCGGGCACAGCCTGGCCTCTGCCCGTGGAATTGAGGTAGGGCATATATTCAAGCTGGGGACGCTGTTCAGTGAAAAGCTGGGCGCTTCTTTTCTCGATCGCGAGGGACGGCAACTGCCCATCATAATGGGCTGCTACGGGATCGGGTTAGGCCGCATGATGGTAGCTGCTATTGAACAAAACTATGATGACCAGGGCATCATCTGGCCTCTGCCACTGGCTCCCTACCAGGTTTATCTCTGTGCTTTGGGAGTGGATAAATCTGAGGTGGCTGCCTCGGCGGAGAAGCTATACGCCGATTTGGAAGCAGATGGCCTGGAAGTGCTGTACGATGACCGCGCCGAATCGCCGGGGGTGAAGTTTAATGACGCCGACCTTCTGGGGATACCCCTGCGGGTGGTGGTCAGCCCCCGCACCTTGAAATCTGGGAACGTTGAAATGAAATGGCGCAGCCAGAAAGAGAGCCAACTCCTGCCACTGGAGGGGGTGGTGGGAAGGATCAGGGGGCTTTTTGCAGTCTGA